A stretch of the Dechloromonas sp. TW-R-39-2 genome encodes the following:
- the frr gene encoding ribosome recycling factor, protein MIAELKKTAEGKMLKTLESLKNDLQKIRTGRAHVGLLDHVQVDYYGSMVPVNQVANVTLVDARTIGVQAWEKGMAQKVEKAIRDSDLGLNPSSQGDLIRVPMPALTEERRRDLIKVVKTEGEAAKVAIRNLRRDANNHLKDALKKGEIPEDDERRAQDDVQKLTDKSIAEVDKMLAAKEAELMQV, encoded by the coding sequence ATGATTGCTGAACTCAAGAAAACTGCCGAAGGCAAGATGCTCAAAACCCTGGAATCGCTCAAGAACGATCTCCAGAAAATCCGTACGGGTCGCGCCCACGTTGGCCTGCTTGACCACGTTCAGGTCGATTACTATGGTTCGATGGTGCCGGTTAATCAGGTTGCCAACGTGACCTTGGTTGATGCACGTACCATCGGTGTCCAAGCTTGGGAAAAAGGTATGGCACAGAAGGTCGAGAAGGCCATTCGTGACTCCGATCTCGGTTTGAATCCTTCGTCCCAGGGTGATCTGATTCGCGTCCCGATGCCGGCTTTGACCGAAGAGCGTCGTCGTGACCTGATCAAGGTTGTCAAGACCGAAGGCGAGGCTGCCAAGGTCGCGATTCGCAATCTGCGCCGTGATGCCAACAATCACCTCAAGGATGCGCTGAAGAAGGGCGAAATTCCTGAGGATGACGAGCGTCGTGCCCAGGACGACGTACAGAAGTTGACCGATAAATCCATTGCTGAAGTCGACAAGATGCTCGCCGCGAAAGAGGCCGAGCTGATGCAGGTTTGA
- the uppS gene encoding polyprenyl diphosphate synthase: protein MALFSSSTRQVPEAAAVPRHVAVIMDGNGRWAKKRFLPRVAGHVKGVELVREMVRTCLERGIQHLTLFAFSSENWRRPQDEVSLLMQLFVKALEQEVEKLDRNGVRLRIIGDLSPFDSRLRQLILDAQDKTAVNTRLELTIAANYGGRWDIMQAVNRMLAAQPEKCAGWTEADLEPWLSMSYAPEPDLFIRTGGEERISNFLLWQLAYTELYFTPTLWPDFNTAEFDKAIASYQQRERRFGRTSEQLVEKNNA, encoded by the coding sequence ATGGCACTATTCTCCAGTTCGACACGTCAGGTTCCCGAGGCGGCTGCCGTTCCACGGCACGTCGCCGTTATCATGGATGGCAACGGCCGTTGGGCCAAAAAACGCTTTTTGCCGCGTGTTGCCGGTCATGTCAAAGGCGTCGAACTGGTCCGGGAAATGGTCCGCACCTGTCTTGAGCGCGGCATCCAGCACCTGACCCTGTTTGCATTTTCCTCTGAAAACTGGCGTCGACCGCAGGATGAGGTTTCCCTGTTGATGCAGCTTTTCGTCAAGGCGCTCGAGCAGGAAGTCGAGAAGCTGGATCGAAATGGTGTCCGGCTGCGGATTATTGGCGATCTTTCGCCTTTTGATTCACGCCTCCGGCAGTTGATTCTCGATGCTCAGGACAAGACGGCAGTTAACACCCGTCTTGAACTGACGATTGCAGCCAATTATGGTGGCCGCTGGGACATCATGCAGGCCGTCAATCGCATGCTGGCAGCGCAGCCGGAAAAATGTGCCGGCTGGACAGAGGCTGATCTGGAACCCTGGCTGTCGATGAGCTACGCGCCGGAACCGGATCTTTTCATTCGCACTGGCGGCGAAGAGCGAATCAGTAATTTTCTCCTCTGGCAATTGGCGTACACCGAGCTTTATTTCACGCCGACACTCTGGCCGGATTTCAACACTGCTGAATTTGACAAGGCGATAGCTTCCTATCAGCAGCGCGAACGCCGTTTCGGTCGAACCAGCGAGCAGCTGGTGGAAAAAAACAATGCTTAA